A DNA window from Pyrus communis chromosome 3, drPyrComm1.1, whole genome shotgun sequence contains the following coding sequences:
- the LOC137730274 gene encoding EH domain-containing protein 2-like: protein MEIGSGRTGVCPKEHQKIYQEWFNLVDSDGDGRITGNEATKFFAMSKLSREELKQVWAIADTKRQGFLGFSEFVTAMQMISLAQEHELSPDVLKTAVDWENIKPPVIEGLDDLIAKTKSLTTYGVEVNETAQFQPSVQRFGSKSAKKLPPNAVTSIVDGLKRLYNEKLKPLELAYRFNDFASPSLTNSDFDAKPMVMLLGQYSTGKTTFIKHLLRCDYPGAHIGPEPTTDRFVVVMSGPDERSIPGNTIAVHADMPFSGLTTFGGAFLSKFECSQMPHPLLDEITFVDTPGVLSGEKQRTQRSYDFTGAISWFAAKCDVILLLFDPHKLDISDEFKRVISSLRGHDDKIRVVLNKADQVDTQQLMRVYGALMWSLGKVLNTPEVVRVYIGSFNDKPVNEGLVGPIGKELFEKEQDDLLSDLVDIPKKACDRRINEFVKRARAAKIHAYIMSHLKKEMPAVMGKSKAQRKLIDNLEEEFAKVQRDFHLPAGDFPDVEHFREVLGGYSIDKFDKLKPKMIQAVDDMLGYDIPELLKKFRNPYN from the exons ATGGAGATTGGATCGGGTCGGACCGGTGTGTGCCCgaaagagcatcagaagatttaCCAGGAGTGGTTCAACTTGGTTGATTCCG ATGGCGATGGCCGTATTACTGGAAACGAAGCCACCAAGTTCTTCGCCATGTCGAAGCTTTCTCGAGAAGAACTCAAGCAG GTTTGGGCGATTGCTGACACGAAACGGCAGGGATTCTTGGGGTTTTCGGAGTTCGTTACTGCAATGCAG atgatttccttggcacAAGAACATGAACTAAGCCCAGACGTCCTCAAAACCGCAG TTGACTGGGAAAACATTAAACCTCCAGTTATAGAAGGTTTGGATGATTTGATAGCT AAAACCAAGAGTTTAACAACATATGGAGTTGAAGTAAATG AAACTGCTCAATTTCAACCATCAGTTCAGCGGTTTGGTTCAAAATCAGCAAAGAAA CTCCCTCCTAATGCTGTGACTTCTATCGTTGATGGCTTGAAGAGATTGTACAATGAGAAACTAAAGCCTTTGGAACTTGCATATCGTTTCAACGATTTTGCCTCTCCATCGTTG ACTAATAGTGATTTTGATGCTAAACCCATGGTCATGCTTTTGGGTCAGTATTCAACAGGGAAAACAACATTTATTAAACATTTGTTACGATGCGACTATCCAG GAGCTCACATTGGACCAGAACCTACTACAGATAGATTCGTTGTAGTGATG TCTGGACCTGATGAGAGGAGTATTCCTGGAAATACTATAGCTGTTCATGCAGACATGCCTTTCAGTGGTCTAACAACTTTTGGAGGcgcatttttgtcaaaatttgagTGTTCACAAATGCCACATCCA ttGCTAGATGAAATTACATTTGTGGACACCCCTGGAGTTCTATCTGGAGAAAAGCAACGAACACAAAGGAGCTACGATTTCACTGGTGCTATATCATGGTTTGCAGCAAAATGTGATGTCATTCTTCTTCTGTTTGATCCTCATAAGCTCGACATCAGCGACGAGTTTAAGCGTGTTATTTCATCTCTACGTGGTCATGATGACAAGATTCGAGTGGTCTTGAATAAAGCTGATCAAGTTGATACTCAACAA CTGATGAGAGTTTATGGGGCATTGATGTGGTCGCTTGGAAAAGTTTTGAATACTCCGGAGGTTGTGCGTGTTTATATCGG CTCATTCAATGATAAGCCTGTCAATGAAGGACTTGTTGGCCCTATCGGTAAAGAACTGTTTGAAAAAGAACAAGATGACCTCCTATCCGATCTGGTTGATATACCGAAGAAAGCATGTGATCGCCGG ATCAATGAATTTGTAAAACGTGCTAGAGCTGCTAAAATTCATGCCTACATAATGAGTCATCTGAAGAAAGAGATGCCTGCTGTGATGGGAAAATCTAAGGCTCAGCGAAAACTCATCGATAACCTCGAAGAAGAATTTGCAAAG GTTCAGAGGGACTTCCATTTACCGGCTGGCGACTTTCCAGACGTGGAGCACTTTCGGGAGGTGTTGGGTGGCTACAGCATCGATAAATTTGACAAGTTGAAGCCGAAAATGATTCAAGCTGTGGATGACATGCTTGGCTATGACATACCTGAGCTCCTGAAGAAATTCAGAAATCCCTACAATTGA
- the LOC137728635 gene encoding RPM1-interacting protein 4-like, with protein MAKKPHVPKFGDWDSDNISYTACFESARKNGVKGNPNDPEDNPEAFKSMLKSSAAQPAYISTSSSSKPRTSSEKVRQTEGDNSHRAHEHRVSGGSRKSYTSESGSERSNSDYSLLQQQPRHHRERSDRKSSLASSGSDRSHSASNSQSKPKSTGSSTHQSSNHIQHDTHTRVASIPKFGDWDEEDPQSGEGFTYIFERVKEEKKTASKFPNVPQQARNNLNSANKSGKSPSKSKSWCCIFSSK; from the exons ATGGCC AAAAAACCCCATGTCCCAAAGTTTGGGGACTGGGACAGTgacaacatatcatacactgcATGTTTTGAAAGTGCTCGTAAAAATGGAGTGAAGGGAAATCCAAATGATCCCGAAGACAACCCAGAGGCCTTCAAGAGCATGCTCAAGTCCTCCGCCGCACAACCTGCTTACATATCCACGAGTTCGAGCAGCAAACCACGAACCTCAAGCGAAAAAGTACGCCAAACTGAAGGAGACAATAGCCACCGTGCGCATGAGCATAGGGTTTCTGGAGGGAGCCGCAAGAGTTACACATCGGAGTCTGGCAGCGAAAGGAGCAACTCTGATTATTCGCTCTTGCAGCAACAACCGAGACACCACCGTGAGAGATCTGATAGAAAAAGTAGCTTGGCTTCATCAGGAAGTGATCGTAGTCATAGCGCTTCCAATTCCCAGAGCAAGCCTAAAAGTACTGGCAGTAGCACTCATCAGTCCAGTAATCATATTCAACACGATACT CATACTAGAGTAGCTTCAATACCCAAATTTGGGGATTGGGATGAAGAAGATCCCCAATCTGGTGAAGGTTTTACTTACATATTTGAACGagtgaaagaagaaaagaaaactgcATCAAAGTTCCCAAATGTGCCTCAGCAAGCACGCAACAATCTCAACAGCGCAAATAAAAGTGGAAAATCGCCTTCCAAATCAAAG AGTTGGTGCTGCATATTTTCAAGTAAATAG